A genomic stretch from Plasmodium brasilianum strain Bolivian I chromosome 9, whole genome shotgun sequence includes:
- a CDS encoding hypothetical protein (conserved Plasmodium protein), translating to MYFNGNCKYVHNSGLIFTTIEKIHIDDIKNVREQNEGIFDYLGYLNTKKKCLKKLEKLVNSHIPNSQIVLTNFADESTELLSSNYIYEKIVKKKTSFLLKNVYISSFFTNDYINYINKKYKHVLITLNCKYDNKVYINNHSAYFSINDLIKLRLIIHKNLYKDKYMMNNIVMIEIDKSRNEMIHDEDTRRKDQKEDSSVNPLNDIASEKNYNICENTTGNKCKSYEMIEKKNINICDKRDNNYTGVNKNKLRERYENFFSELYTHPVDVLGIFNTDVNYEDFSIILRNILANNMSRNVEVKAVHLRCYECEYKTSRSIASCVYVPNEIGFNTPNENCFNDLTNNSKSYDITRSQINTSPNEINIMNNALDIYKNIFSNSTLGDNLPNFDHPKSEINNYNIHTDIYPLQNQYDLLCYNTASLNNKHMLIASNINTNGNKEEQDFYELDINYIEKEFLSRVCQSDKKRSEREKMDDMCKHPNGDIIDVYDLKERQIYGVCENEEKADVEIVDVSKKKKKKKCFKINEKKFYLNYSSTSSSDVSLSLIRHVDNSTTVRKIEKEPHVLGSSSVPILGNFVKVINYKQSNGLSGNANEEREGGIHKMWENKKEKSFISKSVKREDKKKKKEKNLSLEKDYDSEEDRKVKKINKVASFIQKHKEYYFKNNENLIKRESLYTIMHNISERKEIKKKKSHNSESSQKFDEFVNYLIDYIGRIHLDIKIDYKKNSNILVKKPKKYYQIQKIILNNGLIDTCNIAYIFNFLIDTLIKNKIENRKKLHYVLSISGKDYNFINSDKYSHERCTQVATHILFFSSHDAIYVLVLDAVNRVS from the coding sequence ATGTATTTCAATGGGAATTGTAAGTATGTTCATAACAGTGGTCTGATTTTTACAActatagaaaaaatacatattgaCGATATCAAAAATGTTAGGGAACAGAATGAGGGtatttttgattatttaGGCTATCTAAATACGAAGAAGAAATGtttgaaaaaattggaaaagcTAGTTAACAGTCACATACCAAATAGCCAAATAGTATTAACAAATTTTGCTGATGAATCTACTGAACTTTTAAgtagtaattatatatatgaaaaaattgtaaaaaagaaaacaagtttccttttaaaaaatgtatatatatcaagTTTTTTTACGAAcgattatattaattatattaataaaaaatataaacatgttTTAATAACTCTAAATTGTAAATATGACAATAAGGTATACATTAATAACCATAGtgcatatttttctattaacgATCTAATAAAATTGAGATTAATCATTCACAAGAATTTGTATAAGGATAAGTATATGATGAACAATATTGTGATGATTGAAATTGATAAGAGTAGGAATGAAATGATACATGACGAGGATACTCGTAGAAAGGACCAAAAAGAGGATAGCAGTGTAAATCCTTTAAACGATATAGCAAGTGAAAAGAATTATAACATTTGTGAAAACACAACAGGAAATAAATGCAAGTCTTATGAAatgatagaaaaaaaaaatataaacatatgtgACAAACGTGACAACAATTATACAGgtgttaataaaaacaaattgaGGGAAAGATATGAGAATTTCTTCTCCGAATTATATACACATCCAGTGGATGTACTTGGTATTTTTAATACTGATGTTAATTATGAAGACTTTTCAATAATTTTGAGAAATATTTTAGCGAATAATATGTCAAGAAATGTGGAAGTGAAGGCAGTTCATTTGAGATGCTACGAATGTGAGTATAAAACGAGTAGAAGCATAGCATCCTGTGTGTATGTACCAAACGAAATTGGCTTTAACACGCCAAACGAGAATTGTTTTAACGACCTGACAAATAATAGCAAAAGTTATGATATTACAAGAAGCCAAATTAATACTTCACCAAATgagataaatattatgaataacGCTTtggatatttataaaaatattttttctaattctaCCCTGGGTGATAACCTTCCAAATTTTGATCATCCAAAAAGTGAAattaacaattataatatacatactgATATTTACCCTTTACAAAATCAGTATGATTTGTTATGCTATAACACAGCtagtttaaataataaacatatgctTATCGcatcaaatataaatacaaatggGAATAAGGAAGAACAAGATTTTTATGAACTCgacataaattatattgaaaaGGAATTTCTATCTCGTGTGTGCCAATCCGATAAGAAAAGAAgtgaaagagaaaaaatggaTGATATGTGCAAACACCCTAATGGTGATATAATAGATGTGTACGACTTGAAGGAAAGGCAAATATATGGTGTATgtgaaaatgaagaaaaagcaGATGTAGAAATAGTAGAcgtaagcaaaaaaaaaaaaaaaaaaaaatgcttcaaaattaatgagaaaaaattttacctCAATTATAGCTCCACTAGCAGTAGTGATGTAAGCTTATCACTCATACGCCATGTGGATAATAGTACTACTGTACGGAAAATAGAAAAGGAACCGCATGTTTTAGGTAGTTCATCTGTTCCAATATTAGGAAATTTCGTAAAAGTTATCAATTATAAACAATCTAATGGATTAAGTGGAAATGCAAATGAAGAAAGAGAGGGAGGAATTCACAAAATGTGGGAAAACAAGAAGGAAAAGTCCTTCATATCAAAATCAGTAAAAAGagaagacaaaaaaaaaaaaaaagaaaaaaatttatcattaGAAAAAGATTATGATAGTGAAGAAGAtcgaaaagtaaaaaaaataaacaaagtTGCTTCCTTTATACAAAAACATAAAGAATActattttaagaataatgaaaacttaataaaaagagaatCGCTTTATACTATTATGCATAATATTTCAGAAAGGAaagaaatcaaaaaaaaaaaatcacatAATAGCGAAAGTAGTCAAAAATTTGATGAATTTGTAAATTACTTAATTGATTATATAGGTAGAATTCATttagatataaaaattgactataagaaaaattcaaatatacTTGTTAAgaaaccaaaaaaatattatcaaatacaaaaaataattttgaataatGGTTTGATAGATACTTGTAACAtagcttatatttttaattttctcatAGACACTTTAATTAAGAACAAAATagaaaacagaaaaaagtTGCACTACGTTTTGTCTATATCAGGAAaagattataattttatcaatTCTGATAAATATTCACACGAAAGGTGCACACAAGTTGCTACAcacatccttttttttagttcCCATGATGCAATATATGTACTGGTTTTGGATGCAGTGAACAGGGTGTCATAA
- a CDS encoding Josephin domain-containing protein: MTVRTSEDVYKFVKDCIKIKEEIENTKQVTKKEKNICESQNNCSKYNFDYSKFESCIKEIEDEEEEKKKKEENKHNFLNKRNPCSHDHSKERQLYEKDTKEKIKASNAFNIEGKKAFYEKNYKLACVYFRKGLIQLDYSFPESEPEKNEQNQLEINLHLNLALTKFHMSNYYECISECSTVLNLDKNNIKAYYRKGQAYMSLDLYNEAKQEFLKVLEIDPSDNNVKKSLSILKKKILIYNKKNKLVCSKFFSYNDNQSEHSTNDEQKIASYNIVDDKTNQDNNKELSNKYNDKLIVNKENNLEKVGKSNTFLNKTLLNIIDNNYIHKTKNYIFMIYDSSNFYKKYSKFFLLNKKGSINVYFEKQSKLYCLVHTANNILQGHVYTPKDFKEYESKLSYTNDETFELNSNENDKIDNSVNAQSVDLKTEDKLNYNNFLSYVKSGIYYFGNFNINILYFLMNKHNIELTWVDNKEIFQKVNNDSKNCCTIFDDNHLNNRELIAFIINIVKIKFFDLYHHRHFYTIRKISVFNICDRNVVQTGFIP, encoded by the exons aTGACTGTAAGAACATCAGAAGATGTTTACAAATTTGTAAAAgattgtataaaaataaaagaagaaatagaaaatacaaaacaagtaacaaaaaaagaaaagaacatTTGTGAATCTCAAAATAATtgttcaaaatataatttcgATTATTCAAAATTTGAAAGCtgtataaaagaaattgaagatgaagaagaagaaaagaaaaagaaagaagaaaacaaaCATAACTTTTTGAATAAAAGAAACCCGTGTTCCCATGATCATTCAAAAGAAAGacaattatatgaaaaagatacaaaagaaaaaataaaagcttCGAATGCTTTTAATATAGAAGGGAAAAAGgctttttatgaaaaaaattataaacttGCTTGTGTTTATTTTCGAAAAGGATTAATACAATTAGATTATAGTTTTCCTGAATCCGAACCAgagaaaaatgaacaaaaccAGCTAGAAAtcaatttacatttaaatttgGCATTAACGAAATTTCACATGTCCAATTATTATGAGTGCATCAGTGAATGTTCTAcg GTGCTAAATCTAGacaagaataatataaaggcATACTACAGAAAAGGACAGGCGTACATGAGCTTAGACTTGTATAATGAAGCAAAGCAAGAATTCTTAAAAGTTTTAGAGATTGACCCGAGcgataataatgtaaaaaaatctttgtcaattttaaaaaagaaaatattaatttacaataagaagaataaattagtgtgttctaaatttttttcatataatgaTAATCAAAGCGAACATAGCACAAAtgatgaacaaaaaatagcCAGTTATAATATAGTAGATGATAAAACAAATCAAGATAATAACAAGGAGTTgtctaataaatataacgaTAAATTAATTGtgaataaggaaaataatttgGAAAAAGTAGGTAAAAGCAATACCTTCCTCAACAAGACACTATTAAACATAATAGATAATAATTACATacacaaaacaaaaaattacatatttatgatatatgATAGctcaaatttttataaaaaatattcaaaattctttttattgaata AAAAAGGGtcaataaatgtatattttgaaaaacaaaGCAAGTTATATTGTTTAGTTCACACTGCAAACAATATTTTGCAAGGTCATGTGTATACACCCAAAGATTTTAAGGAATATGAAAGTAAGCTGAGTTATACTAATGATGAAACATTTGAATTAAATAgtaatgaaaatgataaaattgaCAACTCAGTTAACGCACAATCTGTTGATTTGAAAACAGAAGATaagttaaattataataacttCCTCTCTTATGTTAAAAGTggcatttattattttggaaattttaatataaatattttatatttcttgaTGAATAAGCATAATATTGAGTTAACCTGGGTTGATAATAAAGAGATATTtcaaaaagtaaataatgaCAGCAAAAACTGCTGCACAATTTTTGATGataatcatttaaataaCAGAGAACTAATTGCattcataataaatattgttaaaataaaattttttgatttatacCACCATAGGCATTTTTACacaataagaaaaatttcag TGTTTAATATTTGTGACAGGAATGTGGTTCAAACTGGATTCATCCCTTAG